The following proteins come from a genomic window of Malus domestica chromosome 02, GDT2T_hap1:
- the LOC114819431 gene encoding zinc finger CCCH domain-containing protein 20-like, whose protein sequence is MMLGEPHRPNPTVHVPPWLQLDDPTAEMYSPYPLSGVSVNSDGNASGADFNSPYYLDDALTTLQRFLPSNETDLDSDSDISGRESDAPVDAYSCDHFRMFDFKVRRCARGRSHDWTECPYAHPGEKARRRDPRKYHYSGTACPDFRKGHCKKGDTCEFAHGVFECWLHPARYRTQPCKDGTSCKRRVCFFAHTPEQLRVLPQQSPRGGANSLNSAESYDGSPLRQAIEAAAASCVKTMPFMSSPPEDSPDVSPPMSPMGRTMSRSLGSSSINEMVVSLRNLQLGKVKSLPSSWNVQVGGSSGFGSPVSSGFGSPGSSAFGSPRMSMLRPGFCSLPSTPTRVPARSGIGYLDFCEEEPAMERVESGRGLRARMLEKLREENSLGRVDPGPNCTGAPDVGWVSELVQ, encoded by the coding sequence ATGATGCTCGGAGAACCACACCGTCCTAATCCAACGGTTCACGTCCCACCGTGGCTTCAGCTGGACGATCCTACGGCCGAGATGTACTCCCCGTACCCGCTCAGCGGCGTCTCCGTTAACTCCGACGGCAATGCAAGCGGCGCCGACTTCAACAGCCCGTACTACCTCGACGATGCCCTAACGACGCTCCAGCGCTTCTTGCCGTCCAACGAGACCGACCTGGATTCCGACTCCGACATTTCTGGCCGCGAATCCGACGCGCCGGTCGACGCCTACTCCTGCGACCACTTCAGGATGTTCGATTTCAAGGTCAGGAGGTGCGCACGTGGAAGGTCACATGACTGGACCGAGTGTCCGTACGCCCACCCGGGTGAGAAGGCCCGGAGGCGCGACCCGAGGAAGTATCACTATTCGGGTACGGCCTGCCCCGATTTCCGAAAAGGTCATTGCAAGAAGGGCGACACGTGTGAGTTCGCGCACGGGGTTTTCGAGTGCTGGCTCCACCCGGCTCGCTACCGCACTCAGCCGTGCAAGGACGGCACCAGCTGCAAGCGGAGGGTTTGTTTCTTTGCTCACACGCCGGAGCAGCTTAGGGTTTTGCCTCAGCAGAGCCCCAGAGGAGGAGCCAACTCGCTCAACTCGGCCGAATCGTATGACGGGTCGCCGCTGAGGCAGGCGATAGAGGCCGCTGCCGCCTCGTGCGTGAAAACGATGCCTTTCATGTCCTCCCCGCCGGAAGACTCGCCGGATGTGTCGCCGCCGATGTCTCCGATGGGCCGGACAATGAGCCGGTCTCTCGGGTCGAGCTCGATAAACGAAATGGTGGTTTCCCTGAGGAACTTGCAGCTCGGAAAGGTCAAGTCTCTGCCCTCCTCTTGGAACGTTCAGGTGGGAGGATCTTCCGGATTCGGGTCTCCAGTATCTTCCGGGTTCGGGTCTCCGGGCTCTTCCGCATTCGGATCTCCACGCATGTCCATGCTCCGACCCGGATTCTGCAGCCTGCCTTCAACGCCGACCCGGGTCCCGGCCCGTTCCGGAATCGGGTATTTGGATTTCTGCGAGGAGGAGCCTGCAATGGAGAGGGTGGAGTCTGGAAGGGGGCTGAGAGCCAGGATGTTAGAGAAGCTGAGGGAGGAGAATTCGTTGGGCCGGGTCGACCCGGGTCCGAACTGTACCGGTGCTCCGGATGTTGGGTGGGTTTCTGAGCTGGTTCAGTGA